TGTCTTCTACTATTTCTAGTATAAGAAAGTAAAGAACAACGAACAGGAATCAAGGCCGGGACGTTTATCCAAATTTTTCTGGGCAACTAACGCAAAAGGGAAACGGCATGGAAGAATATCTGACATATTGTGGGTTCCAAATAATGCAAGTTTGATAAGCATAGGACCGTAGCAGACCTATCTTTCGACTTCAGTCTTCTGCTGTCGGTAATTTGCTTTATTGAAGGAAGAAACACATCGACAGAAAGGATTTCAGTATGAAAAGTCCATTAGGTCCTCGTTGCTACAGAAAACAGGCTCTAAAGAGACTCTCAGAACACATACTTAGGTGAGGTAAAATTTAGCCTAGCAGACAGCCGTACAAGGGTGAAAAAGGGCTCTGAAAAAGGGTATTGCAGACACCCATACAAGTTCTTGCATATACGTAGTTCCTTCTATGGAATATCTGCTTTACATACCAATGTTGAGATCGTCTCCAGCAAGAGAGTAGAGTGGAGGATCAGTTACAAAGAATACAGAGCTCCACAGCAGGATGAAGAGGCAGAAGTAGACAACTGATTTACAAGAATCCGTGTATCTTGTAGTAAGTCTGATTCCTTCCTCTTGACCACTTTCTGAAGCTTTATCATCCACTTGAATCGTAGGACATGTGAGAAAACCATATGCTAAACCTGTAAAAGCTGCTCCTACATTTGTCCTGCAACATCACAACTGAGTGAACATACTGCAAAATTGGACTTACTCCTTTATTTTACTGctgtaacaatttttttttttcacatattCACCAATTGTTATAACTCTTTTCCTTATAAACGAGATCACGAGCTCGTGTATATATGGTTGCAGTTAAATTTTAGTAATAAATATTCATTTTCGTTGTTATGAGTCTGGAGTACTAACCAGTCATCAACAGGACCAAAATTGCTTAGTGTACAGCTGAGACAAGTAGCAATTATCACTTTCTGAAGCATTTTTTTAGGACCATCATCCACCACCATGTCTCGGTTCTGAATCTGATAGGCAAGCCATGCTCCAATTATAGCAAAAACCGGACCCTAAAAGAAAGGTTTGATTAGAAAACGTCCACAGCCATAAGGACAGCAATTAGATTATTCAGTAATGGAGATCTCTATGACAATGAACGACCAATTAGTAAACTTTAGGATGAATTCTGCAGTTGTGCACCATTATTTTAAGGGGTGAGATGCTGTTTACCGTCCCGCCTACAGTTGGATCTGGTGTATGAAGAAAGCTGATCAGATTGCCAGAAAGTCCCCCGAGCACATATATCAAAAAGAAGGTTACTGAGCCATATGCACGGCATACTTCAGGCCCATAGGTCATGAGCATCCAACAACTAAGGGCGATATGGAAAACTCCAGAGTGCTGCAAATTAAAGGATTTAGTCCTTGTACCCAGAATCTAATCAACAAAGTACTCTACTAAACATGGAATTAATCCTCAAGGATTTCTACTCTCCAGCAGCAAGTCTGATCTGATCCCATTTTTTCATTGCTTATGGCTAGAATAcattctcaaaaaaaatttgatgtacTAAGCTTATCATAACATGTCATTACATGTCTTCAAAAGCAGGAGTTAACTAATAGTATCCGCTGAGTGAAACAAAGTAATGTTTCATTGCAGACTCCATGTACTAAATCATTAGGTATGATAGTCCTTTCAACAACTCTTTTTTTAAATTACTGCTGCTTCAGTATTAATCTAAAAGAATGGAAAGCTAATAACTGCAAAGAAGCACGAACCCAGTTTTCAATCTTGTACCAGAAACATAGGTGTTACTAGCCTCCACCATTCTCCATCTAGGATCAAATGATTTATCTTTGCTCCATAGGCCATTGGAATTGAAAAGAGCTGTAACTCAGAGTTCCTAATTGGACTTGCTAATTCAAACAGGAACACGGCAATGTTTATAGAAGCTAGTAATCCTCTGCATCAAGATAAGATCTATGAGTTTAAAATACAATAGATCTTGAGAAGCTACAAATATAGACTTGCTTAGAATAAACATTAAAATTAGGGAGAGATGCCGATCCTTTACATTAAGTAAAAGTTGGATACTTCGTCATCTGAAATCTTCTGAGCAACCCCAGTCAACTGCAGATGAGTTCTATAATTCTTCAATTGAGAACTTTCATAGACTCTCTTGACGTGAGAGCTTGGTACTGTTTCACAAGATTTGTCTCCAGAAGAAGAGGAAATATACTTTGTTGAGTTTGCATCTGAATAAGGAT
This sequence is a window from Coffea eugenioides isolate CCC68of chromosome 7, Ceug_1.0, whole genome shotgun sequence. Protein-coding genes within it:
- the LOC113777880 gene encoding RHOMBOID-like protein 9, chloroplastic isoform X1, with the protein product MKIYTMMQGGALLRGKFTLISLGQQKEGGFLASSYCSSSHGGKLCRVFDSLSSSENQLRSLDSYFQKLHNDGMQSSSRSFGKRKQSFDASDDLKAKKGLAALEEYLGKITEDANSTKYISSSSGDKSCETVPSSHVKRVYESSQLKNYRTHLQLTGVAQKISDDEVSNFYLIGLLASINIAVFLFELASPIRNSELQLFSIPMAYGAKINHLILDGEWWRLVTPMFLHSGVFHIALSCWMLMTYGPEVCRAYGSVTFFLIYVLGGLSGNLISFLHTPDPTVGGTVNSISPLKIMGPVFAIIGAWLAYQIQNRDMVVDDGPKKMLQKVIIATCLSCTLSNFGPVDDWTNVGAAFTGLAYGFLTCPTIQVDDKASESGQEEGIRLTTRYTDSCKSVVYFCLFILLWSSVFFVTDPPLYSLAGDDLNIGM
- the LOC113777880 gene encoding RHOMBOID-like protein 9, chloroplastic isoform X2, which translates into the protein MKIYTMMQGGALLRGKFTLISLGQQKEGGFLASSYCSSSHGGKLCRVFDSLSSSENQLRSLDSYFQKLHNDGMQSSSRSFGKRKQSFDASDDLKAKKGLAALEEYLGKITEDANSTKYISSSSGDKSCETVPSSHVKRVYESSQLKNYRTHLQLTGVAQKISDDEVSNFYLIGLLASINIAVFLFELASPIRNSELQLFSIPMAYGAKINHLILDGEWWRLVTPMFLHSGVFHIALSCWMLMTYGPEVCRAYGSVTFFLIYVLGGLSGNLISFLHTPDPTVGGTGPVFAIIGAWLAYQIQNRDMVVDDGPKKMLQKVIIATCLSCTLSNFGPVDDWTNVGAAFTGLAYGFLTCPTIQVDDKASESGQEEGIRLTTRYTDSCKSVVYFCLFILLWSSVFFVTDPPLYSLAGDDLNIGM